Proteins encoded together in one Epinephelus moara isolate mb chromosome 2, YSFRI_EMoa_1.0, whole genome shotgun sequence window:
- the pglyrp5 gene encoding peptidoglycan recognition protein 5, translating into MHPHETMKYREGVLPVTTPTEIISLLKSSCTALQSSKRKASVCGGMAEKVTIVKRQEWGAAAPKQKEALKGTAQRVFIHHTANPSCKDQKACMDRLVSIQRVHMTERGFDDIGYNFLVGPDGTVYEGRGWGVVGAHAKKNNHDSLGIAFMGNFDNDTPSAEAMSSVKKLLKLGVCEGNLTPKFTLLGHRDVGDTKCPGDKLYAALPQLRDA; encoded by the exons atgcatcCACATGAAACAATGAAGTACAGGGAAGGTGTACTTCCCGTGACCACACCCACTGAGATTATCTCTTTGCTAAAAAGCAGCTGCACAGCATTGCAGTCATCGAAACGAAAGGCATCTGTTTGCGGAGGCATGGCTGAGAAAG TGACCATTGTTAAAAGGCAGGAGTGGGGAGCAGCTGCCCCCAAACAAAAGGAGGCTTTGAAAGGCACTGCCCAGAGAGTTTTCATACACCACACTGCCAACCCAAGCTGCAAAGACCAGAAAGCGTGTATGGACCGCCTTGTCAGCATTCAGAGGGTGCATATGACAGAAAGAGGCTTCGATGACATTGGATATAA TTTTCTTGTTGGACCAGACGGCACAGTGTATGAAGGCCGCGGCTGGGGTGTGGTTGGAGCACATGCCAAAAAGAACAATCATGACTCGCTGGGGATTGCATTCATGGGCAATTTTGATA ATGACACGCCAAGCGCAGAGGCAATGTCGTCAGtcaaaaagctgctgaaacTTGGAGTCTGTGAGGGTAATTTAACCCCAAAGTTTACCCTGCTCGGGCACAGAGATGtgggagacacaaaatgtccagGAGATAAACTGTATGCTGCTCTACCACAACTGAGGGATGCATAA
- the foxg1c gene encoding forkhead box protein G1c: MEDLKTPDRLFHKSSFSISSLLLRREGVMGDQESPSPSQKLRSAHQGKSSQEENVDSEKNSETPKLCNKAETKAVTANGKREGNKGESKKSVGSEESVKPEKPPFSYNALIMMAIRQSPERRLTLNGIYEFIMDNFPYYRQNRQGWQNSIRHNLSLNKCFVKVPRHYDDPGKGNYWMLDPCSEDVFIGGTSGKLRRRAAAGSRTKLALKRGGGRLMSSSTATSVTLAAAGSFYWPVPPFLPLQTPVRTHLGTGTYLSAHPRFPNHATSMVSQRSRLSATSAADADRFVQTHQEMSYIGLSCAQSRRHQIGTACTAFSTAIPACTLPLSDPYSFNMISGQASYFYSHQIPCAATFSPCQEECATSKASPGQFLSKNGHSDLGGFCNDFPNYCPQVSSSPPSSWNIEK, translated from the coding sequence ATGGAGGACTTGAAAACACCGGACCGACTTTTCCACAAGTCCTCATTCAGCATCAGCAGCCTGTTGTTGAGACGAGAAGGAGTGATGGGTGACCAGGAGTCTCCTTCTCCGTCCCAGAAACTGCGCTCCGCACATCAAGGGAAATCCAGTCAGGAGGAAAACGTTGACAGTGAGAAGAACTCCGAAACCCCAAAACTGTGCAATAAAGCAGAGACCAAGGCGGTGACTGCAAATGGAAAACGAGAAGGAAATAAAGGAGAGTCGAAGAAAAGCGTTGGATCAGAAGAAAGCGTCAAACCTGAGAAACCTCCTTTCAGTTATAATGCGCTCATCATGATGGCAATCCGCCAGAGCCCGGAACGACGGCTCACACTCAACGGCATCTATGAGTTTATCATGGACAACTTTCCATACTACCGACAGAACAGACAAGGATGGCAAAATTCAATCAGGCACAACTTGAGTCTTAATAAGTGTTTCGTGAAAGTGCCGCGCCACTATGATGACCCGGGGAAAGGCAACTACTGGATGCTGGACCCCTGCAGCGAGGACGTCTTCATAGGTGGCACATCAGGGAAGCTCCGGCGCAGGGCCGCAGCTGGCTCCAGAACCAAGCTGGCGCTGAAAAGGGGAGGAGGTCGCCTGATGTCCTCCAGCACTGCAACCAGTGTGACTTTGGCCGCTGCGGGTTCGTTTTACTGGCCGGTGCCGCCGTTTCTGCCTCTCCAAACACCAGTGCGCACCCACCTCGGCACAGGGACTTATCTGAGCGCTCACCCCCGCTTTCCAAACCACGCCACATCCATGGTGTCACAGCGGTCCCGGCTGAGCGCAACAAGTGCTGCAGACGCGGACCGGTTCGTGCAGACGCACCAGGAGATGTCTTACATTGGACTCAGTTGCGCGCAATCCCGACGCCATCAGATTGGCACCGCCTGCACCGCTTTCTCCACAGCCATCCCCGCGTGTACCTTGCCGCTGTCGGATCCCTACTCTTTTAACATGATCTCCGGACAAGCCAGCTACTTTTACTCTCACCAGATACCATGTGCCGCAACGTTTAGTCCGTGCCAAGAGGAGTGCGCCACGTCCAAGGCGTCTCCGGGACAATTTTTATCCAAGAACGGCCACTCAGACCTCGGGGGATTCTGTAATGACTTTCCAAATTACTGCCCTCAAGTCAGCTCAAGCCCTCCTTCGTCTTGGAATATAGAAAAGTAG
- the snrpd2 gene encoding small nuclear ribonucleoprotein Sm D2, producing the protein MSLLTKPKSEMTPEELQKREEEEFNTGPLSVLTQSVKNNTQVLINCRNNKKLLGRVKAFDRHCNMVLENVKEMWTEVPKSGKGKKKSKPVNKDRYISKMFLRGDSVIIVLRNPLITGK; encoded by the exons AT GAGTCTGTTAACAAAGCCCAAGTCAGAGATGACTCCTGAGGAGCTCCAGAAACGGGAGGAAGAGGAGTTCAACACCGGCCCACTGTCGGTGCTCACCCAGTCCGTCAAGAACAACACTCAGGTCCTCATTAACTGCCGCAACAACAAGAAGCTGCTCGGCAGAGTCAAGGCTTTTGACAG GCACTGCAACATGGTCTTGGAGAACGTCAAGGAGATGTGGACGGAGGTTCCAAAGAGCGGGAAGGGAAAGAAGAAGTCTAAGCCAGTGAATAAGGACCGCTACATATCTAAAATGTTCCTCAGAGGGGACTCCGTCATCATCGTGCTGAGAAATCCTCTGATCACAGGAAAATGA